In Octopus bimaculoides isolate UCB-OBI-ISO-001 chromosome 28, ASM119413v2, whole genome shotgun sequence, the following are encoded in one genomic region:
- the LOC106878455 gene encoding PDZ domain-containing protein 11, translated as MSSPEVRSLENMRAQLPPYELPPFWVPPDKRPNHPDYDNGLEKFLPRNIHITRSNASEQLGFNIRGGKEHHYGIFVSKVMPDSEPDKMGLTKGDQILSVNGINFESIEHNEAVKVLKMNTTIHMVVQYFPFGYDRTFDKSRYFASLQWNPE; from the exons ATGTCGTCCCCAGAAGTGAGATCTCTGGAGAATATGCGTGCACAGTTGCCCCCCTATGAACTTCCACCGTTCTGGGTACCACCCGATAAA CGTCCAAACCATCCTGATTATGATAATGGTCTTGAGAAGTTCCTACCCAGAAATATCCATATAACCCGGAGCAATGCATCTGAACAG CTGGGATTCAACATCAGAGGTGGCAAAGAGCATCACTATGGTATTTTTGTATCAAAG GTGATGCCTGACAGTGAGCCAGACAAAATGGGTTTGACCAAAGGAGATCAG ATTTTGTCTGTCAATGGAATTAACTTTGAAAGCATCGAACATAATGAG GCTGTTAAAGTCTTGAAGATGAACACTACCATCCACATGGTTGTCCAGTATTTTCCATTTG GCTATGATCGAACGTTTGACAAAAGCCGGTATTTTGCCTCCCTGCAATGGAACCCTGAATAA